From Populus trichocarpa isolate Nisqually-1 chromosome 19, P.trichocarpa_v4.1, whole genome shotgun sequence, a single genomic window includes:
- the LOC112325611 gene encoding uncharacterized protein LOC112325611, which produces MSPTKQQNRNNTDDSKVRVEAAVLDQGGLCGFCRAWIAGRGLDDTRADGGAGCCCGAVVAVGLREDWKEDSGVAAVFGLRKKGAAVGLVSCVSGRQLWFGQETEAVGEEEGGVRVCRVVGSRRGNAKVKEMGGSVLTTRRGTLWLGEEDNGKRMRLSIQ; this is translated from the exons ATGTCACCTACAAAGCAGCAAAATCGCAACAACA CTGACGACTCCAAGGTGAGGGTGGAGGCTGCTGTACTAGACCAAGGTGGGTTATGTGGGTTCTGTCGTGCTTGGATTGCTGGCCGTGGCCTCGACGATACTAGAGCTGACGGTGGCGCTGGGTGTTGCTGTGGCGCTGTTGTCGCGGTGGGACTGAGAGAAGACTGGAAAGAAGACAGTGGGGTTGCCGCTGTGTTCGGCTTGAGGAAGAAAGGAGCCGCTGTGGGGCTGGTCTCCTGTGTCAGTGGGCGGCAGCTCTGGTTTGGCCAAGAGACGGAGGCGgttggggaagaagaaggaggggtTCGGGTCTGTCGGGTTGTTGGTTCAAGGAGAGGAAATGCAAAGGTGAAGGAAATGGGGGGCAGTGTGTTGACGACCAGGAGAGGGACGTTGTGGCTGGGTGAAGAGGATAATGGGAAGAGAATGAGGCTCTCGATTCAATAA